In one window of Romboutsia hominis DNA:
- a CDS encoding HAMP domain-containing sensor histidine kinase, producing MSKCLFKKIYKTIGLSSIVFAFISILFCSVIVKQYFIKIEMEEIEQKLDETIYRYHGENHQLAERLKIALGSGIIINGYDFLGKQAFRYYTIDESKHNIDYEKVNETIGKQIKHILDGESIKGVTKVDGIDGNSIFVAKPIIQDEKVFGAVIAIKPQSELNKTLLSFYTILIVSLILLLISTAVPVYLVTKKTLKPLKDITDVTINMSKGDFSKRIDESESKDDEFGELIKAFNYLSYKLEQNDKDIKLLEKMRRDYVANISHELKTPITSIRAVAESLNDDMIDWVDRKRYYSMILRESVRLQALIKDMLELSRLQNPNEVIEKQSLCMGCIIKEVREKFEVIAEDLDINFITPSEEVKYNKVFTNYNRVIQVLVILLDNAFKFTDEEGTVSVEIEEEEEFIKVIVSDTGSGIEDEDLLFVFDRFYKADKSRKSEGTGIGLSIAAEIMTRLDEKIYVESEVGVGSRFIFTLHYK from the coding sequence TGTTATAGTCAAGCAGTATTTTATAAAAATAGAAATGGAAGAAATTGAACAAAAGCTAGATGAGACTATATATAGATATCATGGGGAAAATCATCAATTAGCTGAGCGATTAAAAATAGCACTAGGAAGTGGGATTATAATAAATGGATATGACTTTCTTGGCAAACAGGCATTTAGATATTACACTATAGATGAGTCAAAGCATAATATTGACTACGAAAAAGTAAATGAAACAATAGGTAAGCAAATAAAACATATATTAGATGGAGAATCAATAAAAGGCGTAACTAAAGTTGATGGAATAGATGGTAATTCAATTTTTGTAGCCAAACCTATAATTCAGGATGAAAAAGTATTTGGGGCTGTAATTGCTATAAAACCGCAAAGTGAACTAAATAAAACCTTACTAAGTTTTTATACCATATTGATAGTTAGCTTAATATTGCTTTTAATATCTACAGCTGTTCCTGTATATTTAGTAACAAAAAAAACATTAAAGCCTTTGAAAGATATAACAGATGTTACTATTAATATGTCTAAAGGAGATTTTTCAAAAAGAATAGATGAAAGTGAAAGTAAAGATGATGAATTTGGAGAGCTAATAAAGGCATTTAACTATTTATCATATAAATTAGAACAAAATGATAAAGATATAAAATTACTAGAAAAAATGCGAAGAGATTATGTAGCTAATATATCTCATGAATTAAAAACTCCGATAACATCTATTAGAGCAGTGGCAGAATCATTAAATGATGACATGATAGACTGGGTAGATAGAAAACGATATTATAGCATGATACTTAGAGAGTCAGTAAGACTACAAGCTTTAATAAAAGATATGTTAGAATTATCAAGGCTTCAAAATCCTAATGAAGTAATTGAAAAACAATCACTTTGTATGGGATGTATAATAAAAGAAGTGAGGGAAAAATTTGAAGTAATAGCTGAAGATTTAGATATAAATTTTATAACACCATCTGAGGAAGTTAAATATAATAAGGTATTTACAAATTATAACCGAGTAATACAGGTACTTGTAATACTATTAGATAATGCTTTTAAGTTTACAGATGAAGAAGGAACAGTTTCTGTAGAAATTGAAGAAGAAGAGGAGTTTATTAAGGTAATAGTGTCAGATACAGGCTCTGGAATAGAGGATGAAGATTTATTATTTGTATTTGATAGATTTTATAAAGCAGATAAATCTAGAAAATCAGAAGGAACAGGAATAGGACTATCCATAGCAGCTGAGATAATGACTAGATTAGATGAGAAAATATATGTAGAGTCTGAGGTAGGAGTTGGTTCTAGGTTTATATTTACACTACATTACAAGTAA
- the cbiQ gene encoding cobalt ECF transporter T component CbiQ, with product MQSQIHKNSKKTWLETWEPKTKTLTAFIWLIGMLFLDNPIIVGIILISLFVICMLSNKNIKQVFNSLKIVLPFVIFSMITLIFSNGLNIREEAVNFAMILGLRVLASAIIILILVSTQSFQTYLNSMNSLNLPPVFMTTLFLTTRYTTFLMNEFKHIKNALKSRLFKAKGNKNTINTYANVCGGMIVKGIDRSEAVYKAMKSRGFCGTMPVDNPKPITKNDLIKLLSSIILIIIIVMIDSNI from the coding sequence ATGCAAAGTCAAATACACAAAAATTCTAAAAAAACATGGCTAGAAACTTGGGAACCAAAAACTAAGACTTTGACAGCTTTTATATGGTTAATAGGCATGTTATTTTTAGACAATCCGATTATTGTAGGAATTATATTAATTAGTTTATTTGTAATATGTATGTTATCCAATAAAAATATAAAACAAGTATTTAATAGTTTAAAGATAGTATTACCTTTTGTTATATTTTCAATGATTACATTAATATTTAGTAATGGATTAAATATTAGAGAAGAAGCTGTTAATTTTGCTATGATTTTGGGCTTAAGAGTATTAGCATCAGCGATAATTATACTAATTCTAGTATCAACGCAATCATTCCAAACATACCTAAATAGCATGAACTCGTTAAACCTACCACCAGTATTTATGACAACTTTGTTTTTAACAACAAGATATACAACATTTTTAATGAATGAATTCAAACATATAAAAAATGCACTTAAATCAAGGTTATTTAAGGCAAAGGGAAACAAAAATACTATAAATACTTATGCAAATGTGTGTGGTGGAATGATAGTCAAAGGAATAGACAGATCAGAAGCTGTGTATAAGGCAATGAAGTCAAGAGGATTTTGTGGAACTATGCCAGTAGATAATCCTAAGCCTATAACAAAAAATGATTTAATAAAACTTTTATCATCAATTATTTTAATAATAATTATTGTTATGATAGATAGTAATATTTAA
- a CDS encoding energy-coupling factor ABC transporter ATP-binding protein: protein MNAIEINSLSYRYQDGTRALNNVSIDIKKGSKVAILGANGSGKSTLLQHLNGLIMPQNGEINILGRIITNSNIDEIRKDVGLLFDNPDNQLFSTTVYNDIAFGPTNLRLPKDEVKRRVDEAIRLVDIENLKDKSPCNLSLGQKKRAAIAGLLAMNPKILLMDEPFSGLDPISLNQFFKILKSLSDDGCTQLISTHDVDIAYWWADYIVIIQKGNIIAKGSTKLLEDKKLMKESGLVRPTIAEIFADTGMYPKTAKEGNRILIKEGGI from the coding sequence ATGAATGCAATAGAGATTAACTCATTATCTTATAGATATCAAGATGGAACAAGGGCGCTTAATAACGTGAGTATAGATATAAAAAAAGGAAGTAAGGTTGCAATATTGGGTGCAAATGGAAGTGGTAAAAGCACATTATTACAACATTTAAATGGACTTATAATGCCACAAAATGGAGAAATAAATATATTAGGTAGAATTATAACTAATTCAAATATAGATGAAATAAGAAAGGACGTAGGATTATTATTTGATAATCCAGACAATCAGTTATTTTCAACAACGGTATATAATGATATAGCTTTTGGGCCAACAAACTTAAGACTTCCAAAGGATGAGGTTAAAAGAAGGGTTGATGAAGCAATAAGATTAGTAGATATAGAAAATTTAAAGGATAAATCTCCATGTAACTTAAGCTTAGGGCAGAAAAAGCGTGCAGCAATAGCAGGGTTACTTGCTATGAATCCTAAAATACTACTTATGGACGAGCCATTTTCGGGACTTGACCCAATATCACTAAATCAGTTCTTTAAAATACTAAAAAGTTTGTCAGATGATGGATGTACTCAGTTAATAAGCACACATGATGTAGATATTGCATATTGGTGGGCTGATTATATAGTTATAATTCAAAAGGGTAATATAATAGCTAAAGGTAGCACAAAGCTATTAGAGGACAAAAAACTCATGAAAGAGTCAGGTTTAGTAAGACCTACTATTGCAGAAATTTTCGCCGATACTGGTATGTATCCAAAAACTGCAAAAGAAGGAAATAGAATTCTTATAAAAGAGGGGGGAATATAA
- the cbiM gene encoding cobalt transporter CbiM, producing MHISEGVLNTPTVVVTTIAAVGLIAYSAKGVKSEEIPKIALMTGVFFTGSLIHIPIGPASIHLLLSGIIGMILGRRTPISISLALILQLFLFQFGGLTSFGANVLNTSLPAMLMFWLVRPLISEKKSSQFICGVLAGSIAVVGTVLGVGISLVESNTQFGIGVFSTIHMLIYGHIPLMIIEGIFTGFVVQFIVSVRPQILAVLQTDKGEVKPLTINNNI from the coding sequence ATGCATATTTCAGAAGGGGTATTAAATACACCTACAGTAGTTGTAACTACTATAGCTGCAGTAGGGCTAATTGCATATTCTGCTAAGGGAGTAAAAAGTGAAGAAATACCTAAAATAGCACTTATGACAGGAGTATTTTTCACAGGTTCATTGATACATATACCTATAGGTCCTGCATCAATACACTTACTATTATCAGGAATTATAGGTATGATTTTAGGAAGACGGACACCAATATCAATTTCACTAGCACTCATACTTCAATTATTCTTATTTCAATTTGGAGGTCTTACAAGCTTTGGTGCAAATGTATTAAATACATCCTTGCCAGCAATGCTTATGTTTTGGTTAGTAAGACCGCTTATAAGTGAAAAAAAATCAAGTCAGTTTATATGTGGTGTATTAGCAGGTTCTATAGCAGTTGTAGGAACAGTACTAGGGGTAGGAATTAGTCTAGTTGAAAGTAATACTCAATTTGGTATAGGCGTTTTTTCAACTATACATATGTTAATTTATGGTCATATACCACTTATGATAATAGAGGGAATATTTACAGGATTTGTAGTTCAATTTATTGTAAGTGTAAGACCACAAATACTTGCAGTATTGCAAACTGATAAGGGAGAGGTAAAACCTCTAACTATAAATAACAATATATAA
- a CDS encoding ABC transporter substrate-binding protein: MKRLRKSIRLFLISMLIMGSTGCSNIKKTHSEVKNQSASSHYPITITTYNHLKEPIEITFNKEPERVVSIYQNSIETLLALGLEDKIVLGAGLDHSIKDEYKDKFKKIKYINDYVPDIEDILNENPDFILSWYSIFDEDRIGNVNYWNEKGINTYISLNSGITKKRAVENEITDIINLGKIFNVEEKAEKIVKEINNEIENTLKDINHTKEETTLIIEYMGKDIYTYGKESLGGDMVTRLGGKLLESENNTITEEELIELNPDSIFVVYMDRMDTNVPSQEANKILKSHKLKELDAVKNNRVNTIALGEMYCSGIRTIDGIKTFAKGLYPKKIHN; this comes from the coding sequence ATGAAAAGACTTAGAAAAAGTATAAGACTATTTTTAATCTCAATGTTAATCATGGGCTCTACAGGATGTAGTAATATAAAAAAAACTCATAGTGAAGTAAAAAATCAGTCTGCAAGCTCACATTATCCGATAACTATAACTACATATAATCATTTAAAAGAACCAATAGAAATTACATTTAATAAGGAGCCAGAAAGGGTAGTTTCGATATATCAAAACTCTATAGAGACACTTTTAGCATTAGGATTAGAAGATAAGATTGTCTTAGGGGCAGGGCTTGACCATAGTATAAAAGATGAATATAAAGATAAGTTCAAGAAAATTAAATACATAAATGATTATGTACCAGATATAGAAGATATACTAAATGAAAATCCAGATTTTATATTATCTTGGTATTCAATATTTGATGAAGATAGAATTGGTAACGTAAACTATTGGAACGAAAAAGGTATAAATACATATATATCTTTAAACAGTGGTATAACTAAAAAAAGAGCTGTTGAAAATGAAATAACAGATATAATAAACCTAGGTAAAATATTCAATGTTGAAGAAAAAGCAGAAAAAATAGTTAAAGAAATAAATAATGAAATAGAGAACACTTTAAAGGATATAAATCATACCAAAGAAGAAACAACTTTAATAATAGAATACATGGGTAAAGATATATATACTTATGGAAAAGAAAGCTTAGGCGGTGACATGGTAACTAGGTTAGGAGGAAAATTATTAGAATCTGAAAATAACACTATAACAGAAGAAGAGTTAATAGAGTTAAATCCAGATTCAATTTTTGTTGTTTACATGGACAGAATGGATACTAATGTACCATCACAAGAAGCTAATAAGATACTTAAATCTCATAAATTAAAAGAATTAGATGCTGTGAAAAATAATAGAGTAAACACAATAGCTTTAGGGGAAATGTATTGTAGTGGTATAAGAACAATAGATGGAATAAAAACTTTTGCAAAAGGTTTATATCCAAAAAAAATTCATAATTAG
- a CDS encoding ABC transporter substrate-binding protein has protein sequence MKKLKKSIAIILSSIMILGITGCSGAKTEKTESDVQASSKTNSHYPVTITTHNYEKEPVEITFDKEPENVVAVYQNSIETMLALGLEDKIKLAAGLDHEVKDEYKKAFSKINYSEQFTPDKETVLMEQPDFILSWYSIFDDKRLGDVDYWHKNNINTYMALNSGAAEDRTVENEITDILNLGKIFNVEYKAEKIANEINTKIDEVSKSVKDQKEQTTLIIEYMDGKIYTYGAKSLGGDMVTRLGGKVLNPEGGNIGEEDLIKLNPDSIFVVYMNRGDEKAGQEEVNKILKNPALSSLKAVKNNRVNPIPLGDMYCSGIRTIDGINAFAKGLYPNLNK, from the coding sequence ATGAAAAAATTGAAAAAAAGTATAGCTATAATATTAAGTTCTATAATGATACTAGGAATAACAGGATGTAGTGGAGCAAAAACTGAAAAAACTGAAAGTGATGTACAAGCATCAAGTAAAACAAATTCACATTATCCAGTTACTATAACAACTCATAATTATGAAAAAGAACCAGTAGAAATAACTTTTGATAAAGAGCCAGAAAATGTCGTTGCTGTATATCAAAACTCAATAGAAACTATGTTAGCATTAGGGTTAGAGGATAAAATAAAATTAGCAGCAGGACTTGATCATGAAGTTAAAGATGAATATAAAAAAGCTTTCTCTAAAATAAATTATTCAGAACAATTTACACCAGATAAAGAAACTGTATTAATGGAGCAACCAGACTTTATATTATCTTGGTACTCTATATTTGATGATAAGAGATTAGGTGATGTTGATTATTGGCATAAAAATAATATAAATACATATATGGCCTTAAATAGTGGGGCAGCTGAAGATAGAACTGTTGAAAATGAAATTACAGATATATTAAACCTAGGAAAAATATTTAATGTAGAATATAAAGCAGAGAAAATAGCTAATGAAATAAATACTAAGATAGATGAAGTCTCTAAAAGTGTCAAAGACCAAAAAGAGCAAACAACTTTAATAATAGAGTATATGGACGGGAAAATATATACTTATGGAGCGAAAAGTTTAGGTGGAGATATGGTAACTAGATTGGGTGGTAAAGTATTAAACCCTGAAGGCGGAAATATTGGAGAAGAAGATTTAATAAAATTAAATCCAGATTCAATATTTGTTGTTTATATGAACAGAGGAGATGAAAAAGCAGGCCAAGAAGAAGTAAATAAAATACTTAAAAATCCTGCACTTTCAAGCTTAAAAGCAGTTAAAAATAATAGAGTAAACCCTATACCACTAGGAGATATGTATTGTAGTGGTATAAGAACAATAGATGGAATAAATGCATTTGCAAAAGGGTTATATCCAAACTTAAATAAGTAG
- a CDS encoding FecCD family ABC transporter permease — MENRINLSSSKKNIFKETPIYIGVSVVLLILLFLSIGFAVTIGSVDISIREVYSIIINKIFNLSQNEAVSNGAIHDVVWLIRLPRIVLAIAVGIGLSVVGIVMQAIVKNPLADPYILGVSSGASLGATLAIMLGVGSVFGGNYIGIAGFIGAFLVSILVLIIANIGGRANSVKLLLAGMALSSVCSAFSSFIVYIADDAQGMQKITFWLMGSLAGAKWEQIVFILPSILFGAIFFATQSRILNLMLLGDEVAVTLGTDLHKYRHLYLIITSLMIGLLVYSSGMIGFVGLIIPHIVRMIFGTDHKKLIPVASILGAIFLIWADVLSRSIIKGTEIPIGILISIIGSPCFVWLMIRKTYGFGGKS; from the coding sequence ATGGAGAATAGAATCAATCTATCATCAAGTAAAAAAAATATATTTAAGGAGACACCTATATATATAGGTGTTTCTGTTGTATTATTAATATTATTATTTTTATCAATAGGATTTGCTGTAACAATCGGTTCGGTAGATATAAGTATTAGAGAAGTTTATAGCATTATAATAAATAAAATATTTAACTTAAGTCAAAATGAAGCAGTATCGAATGGTGCAATTCATGATGTAGTATGGCTTATAAGATTGCCAAGGATAGTCCTTGCTATTGCAGTTGGAATAGGTCTATCTGTAGTTGGAATAGTTATGCAAGCTATAGTGAAAAATCCATTAGCAGATCCATATATACTAGGAGTATCATCAGGAGCATCACTAGGTGCAACATTAGCCATAATGTTAGGAGTCGGAAGCGTATTTGGTGGAAACTATATTGGAATAGCTGGATTTATAGGAGCATTTCTTGTGTCTATATTAGTTTTAATTATAGCAAATATAGGAGGAAGAGCAAACTCTGTAAAGTTATTATTAGCAGGTATGGCACTTAGTTCTGTATGTAGTGCATTTTCTAGTTTTATAGTTTATATCGCAGATGACGCACAAGGTATGCAAAAGATAACTTTTTGGCTTATGGGAAGCTTAGCTGGTGCTAAATGGGAACAAATAGTATTTATACTTCCTTCTATATTATTTGGGGCAATATTTTTTGCTACTCAATCTAGAATTTTAAACTTAATGTTGCTTGGAGATGAAGTTGCAGTTACGCTAGGAACTGATCTTCATAAATATAGACATTTATACCTTATTATAACCTCTCTTATGATAGGACTATTAGTTTATTCATCTGGAATGATAGGATTTGTAGGTCTTATTATACCTCATATAGTTAGAATGATATTTGGTACAGATCATAAAAAATTAATTCCAGTAGCTTCTATATTAGGTGCAATATTTTTGATATGGGCAGATGTATTATCAAGAAGTATAATAAAAGGAACGGAAATACCTATAGGAATTCTTATATCTATTATAGGCTCACCTTGTTTTGTTTGGTTAATGATTAGAAAGACTTATGGTTTTGGAGGTAAAAGTTAA
- a CDS encoding ABC transporter ATP-binding protein — MNIKTEGVKLSIGNKNILKGIDINVENKEFVGIIGPNGSGKSTLLKCIYRNLKPSSGVIMLGDENLSTIPIKESAKKLAVLSQHNYYDFDFKVYDIVLMGRSPHKKIMERDSKEDFEIVDAALEKVGMTDFKERSFNTLSGGEQQRIILARALAQQTDCLVLDEPTNHLDIKHQLQLMSIVKGLNIEVIAAIHDLNIALMYCDKIYVLKDGEIIAYGTPSEVMTKELIKEVYEVDAIINKDENGKLVSISYNIYK, encoded by the coding sequence ATGAACATAAAAACAGAAGGTGTAAAACTAAGTATTGGTAACAAAAACATATTAAAAGGAATAGATATAAATGTTGAAAATAAAGAATTTGTTGGAATAATAGGTCCAAATGGGAGTGGAAAATCCACTCTCTTAAAATGTATTTACAGAAATTTAAAGCCATCTAGCGGAGTTATTATGTTAGGTGATGAAAACCTATCAACTATACCTATTAAGGAGAGTGCTAAGAAACTAGCTGTATTATCTCAACATAACTATTATGATTTTGATTTTAAGGTGTATGATATTGTTCTTATGGGAAGATCACCTCATAAAAAGATAATGGAGAGAGATTCTAAAGAGGACTTTGAGATTGTTGATGCTGCTTTAGAAAAAGTAGGTATGACAGATTTTAAGGAAAGAAGTTTTAATACTTTATCAGGAGGAGAACAACAGAGGATAATACTAGCAAGAGCACTTGCTCAACAAACGGATTGTTTAGTATTAGATGAACCTACAAATCATTTAGACATCAAGCATCAATTACAATTAATGAGTATTGTAAAAGGGTTAAATATAGAAGTAATAGCTGCAATACATGATTTAAATATTGCATTAATGTACTGTGATAAAATATATGTTTTAAAGGATGGAGAAATTATAGCATATGGGACTCCTAGTGAGGTTATGACTAAAGAACTTATAAAAGAAGTCTACGAAGTTGATGCTATAATTAACAAGGATGAAAATGGTAAATTAGTGAGTATTTCTTATAATATATATAAGTAG
- a CDS encoding SH3 domain-containing protein, translating to MSLKKRMNKSTILALGLVIGGMYASAGNIYADNKVEVNSDKKQEMKIENNEIVVADILNIRKGPSEDEDKIGALKEGSVVEVLETKDGWDKIKLSDGKEGWVSGEFTVKEKAKVNVDELNLRKGPSTDEEKLETLKNNTVVEVLKTAEIKDENKDTKEVWHQVKLVEDEATKSEKEASNDDKKEEKTGWVSAEYVLTESQERKQKEEEAKRQQELAQMQQLERVEKVNNVVSNTTSDSPKTSASKSNVVEKKEPVKEEKATSNTKGRKLTVNASAYSGHSITATGTTPKWGTIAVDPSVIPYGTKVYIPMFDKVFVAEDCGGAIKGNKIDIFMGSEQQCTNFGRQNIEIQILG from the coding sequence ATGAGTTTGAAAAAGAGAATGAATAAATCAACGATATTGGCATTAGGGTTAGTAATAGGTGGGATGTACGCATCAGCTGGGAATATATATGCAGATAACAAAGTGGAAGTAAATTCAGATAAAAAACAAGAAATGAAAATAGAAAACAATGAAATAGTAGTTGCAGATATATTAAATATAAGAAAAGGACCATCTGAAGATGAAGACAAAATAGGTGCTTTAAAAGAAGGTTCTGTCGTAGAAGTATTAGAAACTAAAGATGGATGGGATAAGATAAAACTTTCTGATGGAAAAGAAGGTTGGGTAAGTGGTGAATTTACAGTTAAAGAAAAAGCTAAGGTAAATGTAGATGAATTAAACTTAAGAAAAGGACCATCTACAGATGAAGAAAAGTTAGAAACATTAAAGAATAATACTGTTGTTGAAGTGTTAAAAACAGCAGAGATTAAAGATGAAAATAAAGATACAAAAGAAGTATGGCACCAAGTTAAGTTAGTAGAAGATGAAGCTACAAAATCAGAAAAAGAAGCTTCAAATGATGATAAAAAAGAAGAAAAAACTGGTTGGGTTTCTGCTGAATATGTATTAACAGAATCTCAAGAAAGAAAGCAAAAAGAAGAAGAGGCTAAAAGACAACAAGAATTAGCTCAAATGCAACAATTAGAAAGAGTAGAAAAAGTAAATAATGTAGTATCAAATACTACGTCAGATAGTCCAAAGACTTCAGCAAGTAAATCTAATGTAGTTGAGAAAAAAGAGCCAGTTAAGGAAGAGAAAGCTACATCAAACACTAAAGGGCGTAAACTTACTGTAAATGCAAGTGCTTATTCAGGACATAGCATAACAGCTACAGGAACTACTCCTAAGTGGGGAACAATAGCAGTAGATCCATCTGTTATACCTTATGGAACTAAAGTTTATATACCTATGTTTGACAAAGTATTCGTTGCAGAAGACTGTGGTGGAGCTATAAAAGGTAATAAGATAGATATATTCATGGGTAGTGAGCAACAATGTACAAACTTTGGTAGACAAAATATAGAAATACAAATATTAGGATAA
- a CDS encoding LytR/AlgR family response regulator transcription factor: MSFTLAICDDDVLNIGILEKHIDKILKDESIEYNLLKYSCKEELLNDYPKNLDILFLDIKINGISSTDIARKIREIDKNVEVMFTTPADYIFETRAYRCLAKPLKYEEIRLQLRKSIKEYLEKHSIISIQSRKKTLVLPVRDILYAEVRKKEVTIYTEEKTYTIEASMRRLEGKVLGYNFYRCHHSYLVNLKKIQELREKSIIIGGFEIPISRSKNKELKIRLDNLFGNCSC, from the coding sequence ATGAGCTTTACGTTAGCCATTTGCGATGATGATGTATTAAATATAGGAATATTAGAAAAGCATATAGATAAAATTTTAAAAGATGAGAGTATAGAATATAATTTGCTTAAATACTCTTGTAAAGAAGAATTATTAAATGACTATCCTAAAAATTTAGATATATTATTTTTAGACATTAAAATTAACGGAATAAGCAGCACGGATATTGCCAGAAAAATAAGGGAAATTGATAAGAATGTAGAGGTAATGTTTACTACGCCAGCAGATTATATTTTTGAAACAAGAGCTTATAGATGCTTAGCTAAGCCTTTAAAGTATGAGGAAATAAGACTTCAGCTTAGAAAGTCTATAAAAGAATATTTAGAAAAACATAGTATAATATCCATACAATCTAGGAAAAAAACTTTAGTATTGCCAGTTAGAGATATACTTTATGCTGAGGTTAGGAAAAAAGAAGTTACAATATATACAGAAGAAAAAACTTATACTATCGAAGCTAGTATGAGAAGATTAGAAGGAAAAGTTTTAGGTTATAACTTTTACAGATGTCATCATAGTTATTTAGTAAATTTAAAGAAAATCCAAGAACTAAGGGAAAAATCTATAATTATAGGAGGATTTGAAATACCTATAAGTAGATCTAAGAATAAAGAACTTAAGATAAGATTAGATAATTTATTTGGAAATTGTTCATGCTAA